In one window of Littorina saxatilis isolate snail1 linkage group LG11, US_GU_Lsax_2.0, whole genome shotgun sequence DNA:
- the LOC138980839 gene encoding dentin sialophosphoprotein-like, producing MSDSREDSLTCWNTVDTLCYLVRVESNKAKIMKHRQLLDSVVNIYQEQPCTHCHDCFEAAKKTLFRLRSYLLRDDELRDVGEEIINCYTTESDESSSQSEEDSDGNESECDEGDEIINRYKGSDGSSSQSEEDSYENKSDSDQAQSDTPVTQSLITVSSETPSTSIVTTSLGNRDNKPADASCTHPQLCSSPVLGPATPCLGDDRNIPGSISSINRQGINTVPINPPSSIVQPGDTQHFGLSANMLGHLSPTGVSNNKPVSLMDSWNRMPDGDTTRNTRLGNMPPVRIPGHVPSVRMQNSSGNNCSNWEMQNFMQPGNKPYMPFNRMPHGGDTAGNFQLPVWTSHSLPFSGPTYSSTHSLPSWGTQTVMQPDNMYYMPPRGFPNGSPVRNMPGNFPIGSMSNDLQTDSVFNSVSMMSSLDMQGSVQLGNGNLGNTTSNGNLGNTTSNGNLGNTTSNGNLGNTTSNGNLGNTTSNGNLGNTTSNGNLGNTTSNGNLGNTTSNGNLGNTTSNLGNTTSNGNLGNTTSNGNLGNTHSNRNLGNTTGNGNLGNTTNNGNLGNTTNPLNLRNTTITAHNTASATNYFTTDGMAPLTDSNTLLTPASTPNSQLASNVGTTDQERIDTDPSNCFRATTYLQRRSSQGPSPSLCSTSNSRLPSPDRDDVWDFELRESSGPSTSQQRRSNEGSNPSLCHPQAANSTSNSRLPSPDRDDMRDFELRESSGPGTSQQRPASRSSRHSSTGNSDNHTPSSTSSSRPSSADSTSVKDSSDDELSRSSSPVTFRRQSRPRRRTPYRRTPSRRVPLAQRNKFRPLQPVAESVTMKNPLDGETSKTSRPGSFQQRCNPQGRIFRPSATVSRGPSTAPCTHPSPAFSTTAPVPPTASFSARGLTCCFYLEESQPRTSGSSHHCSDRWQLVFSNERNCR from the exons ATGTCAGATTCACGCGAAG ACAGCTTAACGTGCTGGAACACTGTGGACACGCTGTGTTACCTGGTCCGTGTGGAGAGTAACAAAGCTAAAATCATGAAGCACAGGCAGCTGCTGGATTCTGTGGTCAATATCTACCAGGAGCAGCCTTGTACTCACTGCCATGATTGCTTTGAAGCTGCGAAGAAGACGCTGTTCCGTTTGCGTTCCTATCTTTTACGGGATGACGAACTCCGGGATGTAG GAGAGGAGATTATCAATTGCTACACTACGGAGTCAGATGAATCAAGTTCTCAGAGCGAGGAAGACAGTGATGGAAATGAAAGCGAGTGCGATGAAG GAGATGAGATTATCAATCGCTACAAGGGGTCAGATGGATCAAGCTCTCAGAGCGAAGAAGACAGTTATGAGAATAAAAGTGACTCTGACCAAG CACAGTCGGACACCCCAGTGACTCAAAGCTTAATCACTGTGAGCAGTGAGACTCCAAGCACAAGTATCGTGACAACAAGTTTGGGTAACAGGGATAACAAGCCTGCGGATGCTTCCTGCACCCATCCTCAACTTTGCAGTTCCCCTGTTCTAGGCCCCGCAACGCCTTGTCTAGGGGATGACAGAAACATACCAGGTAGTATTTCCTCCATTAACCGGCAAGGTATCAACACAGTGCCCATCAATCCGCCATCCAGCATTGTGCAACCTGGGGACACACAGCATTTTGGGCTGTCAGCTAACATGTTAGGCCACCTATCACCCACCGGTGTGTCCAACAATAAACCTGTCAGTCTGATGGACAGTTGGAACAGGATGCCTGATGGGGATACGACACGCAACACACGACTGGGTAATATGCCTCCAGTCAGGATTCCAGGGCACGTACCCTCTGTCAGGATGCAGAACAGTTCAGGAAACAATTGTTCTAATTGGGAAATGCAGAATTTCATGCAGCCTGGTAACAAACCTTACATGCCTTTCAACAGGATGCCTCATGGAGGAGATACTGCAGGTAACTTCCAACTTCCAGTCTGGACTTCTCACAGTTTGCCATTCAGTGGGCCGACGTACAGTTCAACACACAGTTTGCCTTCTTGGGGAACGCAGACCGTCATGCAGCCTGACAACATGTATTATATGCCACCCAGAGGTTTTCCAAATGGCTCTCCCGTCAGAAACATGCCAGGCAACTTTCCTATAGGCAGTATGTCTAACGATTTGCAGACTGACAGTGTCTTCAACAGTGTCAGCATGATGTCTTCTTTGGACATGCAGGGCAGTGTGCAACTAGGTAACGGGAACCTCGGAAATACAACCAGCAACGGGAACCTCGGAAACACAACCAGCAACGGGAACCTCGGAAACACAACCAGCAACGGGAACCTCGGAAATACAACCAGCAACGGGAACCTCGGAAATACAACCAGCAACGGGAACCTCGGAAACACAACCAGCAACGGGAACCTCGGAAACACAACCAGCAACGGGAACCTCGGAAACACAACCAGCAACGGGAACCTCGGAAATACAACCAGCAACCTCGGAAATACAACCAGCAACGGGAACCTCGGAAATACAACCAGCAACGGGAACCTCGGAAACACTCACAGCAACAGGAATCTCGGAAACACAACCGGCAACGGGAATCTCGGAAACACAACCAACAACGGGAATCTCGGAAACACAACCAACcccttgaacctcagaaacacCACCATCACAGCACACAACACAGCGTCTGCAACAAACTACTTCACTACTGACGGTATGGCTCCTCTCACTGACAGCAACACTCTCCTAACCCCCGCAAGCACGCCCAACTCCCAGCTGGCTTCAAACGTTGGAACTACTGACCAGGAACGTATAGATACTGACCCCAGCAACTGTTTTAGAGCAACCACTTACCTGCAGAGACGCAGTTCTCAAGGCCCCAGCCCTTCACTTTGTAGCACGTCAAACTCACGACTGCCTTCACCAGACAGAGATGATGTGTGGGACTTTGAGCTTAGAGAGTCATCAGGTCCAAGCACTTCTCAGCAGAGACGCAGTAATGAAGGCTCCAACCCTTCACTTTGTCATCCTCAAGCAGCCAACAGCACGTCAAACTCACGACTGCCTTCACCAGACAGAGATGATATGCGGGACTTTGAGCTTAGAGAGTCATCAGGTCCTGGCACTTCCCAGCAGAGGCCGGCGTCTCGGAGTTCGAGACATTCCTCTACTGGGAACAGTGACAACCACACGCCAAGCAGTACATCTAGCTCTCGACCATCTTCTGCAGACAGCACTAGCGTGAAAGACTCCTCAGACGACGAGCTCAGCAGATCATCAAGTCCTGTCACTTTTCGGCGGCAGTCCAGGCCTCGGAGGCGCACACCCTACCGTCGCACCCCAAGTCGCAGAGTGCCGCTGGCTCAGAGAAATAAGTTCAGACCTCTTCAACCTGTTGCTGAGAGTGTCACTATGAAGAATCCATTGGATGGTGAGACCAGCAAGACATCTCGTCCCGGGAGTTTCCAGCAGAGGTGCAATCCACAGGGCCGCATTTTCCGTCCGTCAGCGACCGTTTCTCGTGGACCGTCTACAGCCCCCTGTACTCATCCCTCCCCCGCCTTCAGCACCACTGCCCCCGTCCCTCCCACTGCCTCTTTCAGTGCTAGGGGGTTAACTTGCTGTTTCTATCTTGAAGAATCACAGCCCAGGACCAGTGGATCCTCGCATCATTGCTCTGACAGATGGCAGCTCGTCTTTAGCAATGAGAG GAACTGTCGATAG